The proteins below come from a single Salinivibrio kushneri genomic window:
- the tolC gene encoding outer membrane channel protein TolC, producing the protein MKKLLPLALSLALGSVSSAALADDLAQIYQQAKQSDPTLNQAAAKRDAAFSAVDATRGTLLPQIALNAGYAITRNDTKDDSDNDITSADISLSQQLFKRDSWVNLDISEMQARQLDATYAAQQQGLMLRVAQAYFDVLRAMDKLEFIQAEKAAVGRQLEQTKQRFEVGLSAITDVHDAQAQYDAVLADEILAENALTNSYEGLREITGQAPHDLRVLDTERFSASNPQQQPAALVNVAEEKNLELLANRIARDTAKEQIKLAKTGHLPTLTFSAKYGMVDTDNQHTPGSVDYNEGSASLDFSLPLFTGGSTSANVEKAQHEYVAASQSLEAKYRSTVKDVRAFYNDINASIGALRAYEQTVVSARSALEATEAGFEVGTRTIVDVLDATRRLYDANRNLSNARYDYILSRLRLHQAMGTLSEQDLLDINQGLVKQE; encoded by the coding sequence ATGAAAAAATTGCTCCCTTTGGCGTTAAGCTTGGCTCTCGGCAGCGTAAGCAGTGCAGCCCTTGCCGATGATCTCGCCCAAATTTATCAACAAGCGAAGCAAAGCGATCCCACTCTTAATCAAGCAGCGGCCAAGCGCGATGCAGCGTTTTCTGCCGTCGATGCGACCCGCGGCACCTTGCTGCCACAGATTGCATTAAATGCGGGATACGCCATTACCCGTAATGACACCAAAGATGACAGCGATAACGATATCACCAGTGCCGATATCAGCTTAAGCCAACAGCTTTTCAAACGTGATAGCTGGGTCAACCTGGATATCAGTGAAATGCAGGCGCGCCAGCTAGATGCGACCTATGCCGCTCAGCAGCAAGGATTAATGCTACGCGTGGCACAAGCCTATTTTGACGTGTTGCGTGCCATGGACAAGCTTGAGTTTATTCAGGCAGAAAAAGCGGCCGTGGGCCGTCAGCTTGAGCAAACCAAGCAACGTTTTGAAGTGGGCCTTTCAGCGATTACTGACGTGCATGACGCCCAAGCGCAATACGACGCCGTGCTGGCCGATGAAATTTTGGCCGAAAACGCGCTCACCAACAGCTATGAAGGCTTGCGTGAGATCACCGGCCAAGCCCCGCATGACTTACGCGTACTCGACACCGAGCGCTTTAGTGCCAGTAACCCGCAGCAACAGCCGGCAGCACTGGTCAACGTCGCCGAAGAGAAAAACCTCGAGTTGCTTGCCAATCGCATTGCCCGTGATACCGCCAAAGAGCAGATTAAGCTGGCCAAAACCGGCCATCTGCCCACACTGACCTTTAGCGCTAAATATGGCATGGTCGATACCGACAATCAGCATACGCCCGGCTCCGTTGATTACAACGAAGGCTCTGCCAGCCTCGACTTTAGCCTGCCACTGTTCACCGGCGGCAGCACCTCGGCCAATGTGGAAAAGGCGCAGCATGAGTATGTGGCTGCATCACAAAGTCTGGAAGCCAAATACCGCAGCACAGTGAAAGATGTGCGCGCTTTCTATAACGACATCAATGCCTCGATTGGCGCACTACGTGCTTATGAGCAAACCGTGGTCTCTGCACGCTCAGCGCTAGAAGCCACTGAAGCAGGTTTTGAAGTGGGTACTCGTACCATTGTCGATGTTTTGGATGCTACGCGTCGCCTTTACGATGCCAATCGCAACCTCTCCAATGCGCGCTACGACTATATTCTAAGCCGTTTACGTTTACACCAAGCCATGGGCACCTTGTCTGAGCAAGACTTGCTCGATATTAACCAAGGGCTGGTGAAACAAGAGTGA
- the hldE gene encoding bifunctional D-glycero-beta-D-manno-heptose-7-phosphate kinase/D-glycero-beta-D-manno-heptose 1-phosphate adenylyltransferase HldE, with protein MKLSLPDYSQANVLVVGDVMLDRYWYGPTGRISPEAPVPVVKINQTEERPGGAANVAMNIAALGGHTQLIGLTGKDEQADALTQTLDSLNVSCDFVALDSHPTITKLRVMSRNQQLIRLDFEEGFAGVDVAPMLAKVEAALPKAQAMILSDYAKGALAEVQTLIQAAKQAGVTTLVDPKGTDFERYRGASLLTPNMAEFEAVAGSVTDDQSLEEKGLALIKQYELGALLVTRSEHGMTLLRPDAAPLNLPTLAKEVYDVTGAGDTVISVLAASLAAGKPIEQACALANAAAGVVVGKLGTSTLSTIELTEAVHGSHESGFGVTTEAQLIDAVHVAQGRGEKVVMTNGCFDILHAGHVAYLNEAAKLGDRLIVAVNTDASVQALKGPGRPVNPTDRRMAVLAGLGAVDWVVPFGEETPARLIGEVLPDLLVKGGDYQVNEIAGAEAVLANGGEVKVLNFEDGCSTTEIIESIRRGQ; from the coding sequence ATGAAACTCAGCCTTCCTGACTACAGCCAAGCCAATGTTCTGGTCGTCGGTGATGTGATGCTCGATCGCTACTGGTATGGGCCGACCGGACGTATTTCCCCGGAAGCGCCCGTGCCTGTAGTGAAAATCAATCAAACGGAAGAACGCCCAGGTGGCGCTGCGAACGTGGCGATGAATATCGCAGCCTTGGGTGGACATACTCAGCTGATTGGCCTGACGGGCAAGGATGAGCAGGCTGACGCGCTCACGCAAACCCTCGACTCGTTAAATGTTAGCTGTGATTTTGTGGCGTTAGATTCGCATCCCACCATTACCAAGCTTCGGGTAATGAGCCGTAACCAGCAGTTGATTCGTCTGGATTTTGAAGAGGGTTTTGCGGGGGTGGATGTGGCGCCCATGCTGGCCAAAGTCGAAGCGGCACTGCCTAAGGCGCAGGCGATGATCTTATCGGATTATGCCAAGGGCGCGCTGGCCGAGGTACAAACATTGATTCAGGCCGCCAAACAAGCGGGTGTGACCACCTTGGTTGACCCCAAAGGCACGGATTTTGAGCGTTACCGAGGCGCGAGCTTACTGACGCCGAACATGGCGGAGTTTGAAGCGGTGGCAGGCTCAGTGACGGACGATCAAAGCTTGGAAGAAAAAGGTTTAGCGCTGATCAAGCAATACGAGCTTGGTGCGCTGCTGGTCACCCGTAGTGAACATGGAATGACATTGCTACGCCCGGATGCCGCGCCGCTGAACTTGCCAACGCTTGCCAAAGAAGTGTACGACGTCACAGGGGCGGGAGATACGGTGATCTCGGTACTGGCGGCATCATTGGCCGCCGGCAAACCGATAGAGCAAGCCTGTGCGCTAGCCAATGCTGCTGCCGGCGTGGTGGTGGGCAAGTTGGGTACTTCAACCCTCTCCACTATCGAGCTGACCGAAGCGGTACACGGCTCGCACGAGTCTGGTTTTGGCGTTACCACCGAAGCGCAGCTGATTGATGCGGTGCACGTCGCCCAAGGGCGAGGAGAGAAAGTGGTGATGACCAATGGCTGCTTTGATATTTTGCACGCAGGCCATGTGGCGTACCTCAATGAGGCCGCCAAGCTAGGCGATCGCCTGATTGTTGCCGTTAACACCGACGCATCGGTACAGGCTTTGAAAGGGCCTGGCCGCCCTGTTAATCCAACTGATCGACGGATGGCGGTGCTAGCAGGACTGGGCGCAGTCGATTGGGTGGTTCCTTTTGGCGAAGAAACGCCTGCGCGCCTGATTGGCGAAGTCTTGCCCGACTTGCTCGTTAAAGGCGGTGATTATCAGGTCAACGAGATTGCTGGTGCCGAGGCGGTGCTTGCCAACGGGGGAGAGGTCAAAGTGCTTAATTTTGAAGATGGCTGCTCTACCACAGAAATCATTGAGTCGATTCGGCGTGGTCAATAG
- the lpxL gene encoding LpxL/LpxP family Kdo(2)-lipid IV(A) lauroyl/palmitoleoyl acyltransferase yields the protein MSDFSAPTFRIGFLHPRYLHTWLGVGLMYLASWLPYRVQFYLGRGLGHLMHTLMKRRVKIADRNLALCFPEMTPANRAAMVKENFANAGLALFETGMAWFWPKWRINKHVTIEGLDTLLELEQQGKGVLLIAVHSLNLEIGARGLSEQTPGVGVYRPNTNPVYDWFQFRGRMKRNIGVDRKDVKSMIHYLKEGHRMWYAPDHDYGRRRSTFAPLFAVKQACTTTGTSLLTHAGHATVVPFSVVRERRLGQYRVKIDPPITDFPKEAHAAAVVTNQAVERLILRAPEQYMWLHRRFKTRPEGEPSLYKKV from the coding sequence ATGAGCGATTTTTCAGCCCCCACTTTTCGCATTGGGTTTCTTCACCCTCGCTATCTTCATACCTGGCTTGGTGTCGGGTTAATGTATCTGGCTAGCTGGCTGCCTTATCGCGTCCAATTCTATTTAGGCCGCGGTTTAGGTCACTTGATGCATACACTAATGAAACGCCGCGTTAAAATTGCCGATCGTAACCTAGCGCTGTGCTTTCCAGAGATGACGCCCGCTAACCGCGCTGCGATGGTGAAAGAAAATTTTGCCAACGCCGGCCTTGCCTTGTTCGAGACTGGTATGGCGTGGTTTTGGCCCAAATGGCGAATCAACAAGCATGTCACCATTGAGGGACTAGACACCCTGCTTGAGCTTGAACAACAAGGCAAAGGCGTGCTGTTGATTGCTGTGCACTCACTGAACTTAGAGATTGGCGCGCGCGGCTTAAGCGAACAAACGCCTGGCGTGGGTGTATACCGCCCCAACACCAACCCTGTGTATGACTGGTTTCAATTCCGTGGCCGCATGAAGCGTAATATTGGGGTTGATCGCAAAGACGTCAAATCGATGATCCACTACCTCAAAGAAGGCCATCGAATGTGGTATGCGCCCGATCACGACTATGGTCGCCGCCGCTCAACCTTTGCTCCGCTGTTTGCGGTCAAACAAGCTTGCACCACCACGGGCACTAGTTTGCTGACTCATGCCGGTCACGCCACCGTGGTACCTTTTTCTGTGGTGAGAGAACGGCGGCTAGGCCAATACCGCGTTAAAATTGACCCACCCATAACGGATTTCCCTAAAGAAGCGCATGCCGCCGCGGTGGTCACTAACCAAGCGGTTGAGCGTTTGATCCTGCGCGCCCCTGAGCAATATATGTGGTTGCATCGCCGTTTTAAAACTCGCCCAGAGGGTGAGCCTTCTTTATATAAAAAAGTATAA
- the glnE gene encoding bifunctional [glutamate--ammonia ligase]-adenylyl-L-tyrosine phosphorylase/[glutamate--ammonia-ligase] adenylyltransferase has translation MVLSDSLAACLHQHWTRLNEFAPDAVPQWQGTAREQLEQALACSEFVAKALTQTPGLLDWLYQHRQQASREQTYQAELSQMLEAVTDESEFHRQLRRHRQRELVWIAWQEIHNQWPVEQGLQHLSALAEAQILSAYQWLYQRGCHDWGTPMSPEGEPQPMLVLGMGKLGGGELNFSSDIDLIFTYPESGETQGARKSIANAQFFTRLGQRLIKALDQPTMDGFCYRVDMRLRPFGDSGPLVMSFSALEDYYQEQGRDWERYAMVKARVMGKEQYDCYQTLRQMLRPFVFRRYIDFSAIQALRRMKQLIQREVRRRGLTDNIKLGAGGIREIEFIAQSFQLIRGGREPSLRQRGLLDTLDAIAELELLPTAEVSQLKAAYCYLRRVENLLQAIDDNQTQTLPDNDLDRERLCHAMGVNDWARLQADITQHMQAVNQVFSGLIGEDEQETDTDVDTEYHDLWAMARDVENAHLILAGLDLPDTNIAEQLLAFKQELAKRTVGPRGREVLNRLMPVMLSKLLTLPQPQQVLPHITHLLLNISTRTTYLELLDEHPGAIDQLLRLCTASPMVAEKLARYPLLLDELLDLTHLYQPLAPDAYRSELRDYLARIPVEDMEQQMEAVRQFKQVQLLKIAAADIAGVLPVMRVSDHLTYLAEAIVEAVVNQAWHQMVEKYGQPTHLGEREGRGFAVIGYGKLGGWELGYNSDLDVVFLHDCPANVETDGRKVIDGRQFYLRLAQRIVHLFSTRTPSGVLYDIDTRLRPSGTSGMLVSTLDAYADYQQNEAWTWEHQALVRARMIYGDPQLESAFTEVRHHILAAPRERETLREQVSGMREKMRQHKATGQKDTFSIKQDAGGITDIEFLAQYLVLGNSATQPALTRYSDNARIFEQAGELGVMPLAQAAGLKSAYTRMRNALHRSHLAGESGKVEADAFIDERDVVQQAWQQWFDGQVK, from the coding sequence ATGGTACTCTCTGACTCTCTTGCCGCTTGCTTGCATCAGCACTGGACACGATTAAATGAATTTGCCCCTGACGCCGTGCCGCAGTGGCAAGGCACGGCGCGTGAGCAACTCGAGCAGGCCTTAGCGTGTAGCGAGTTTGTCGCCAAGGCATTAACCCAAACCCCTGGGCTTCTCGACTGGCTGTATCAGCATCGTCAGCAAGCCTCGCGTGAGCAAACATACCAAGCTGAGCTGAGTCAGATGTTGGAAGCGGTCACAGATGAGAGTGAGTTTCACCGTCAACTCCGTCGGCATCGCCAGCGTGAGCTCGTATGGATAGCGTGGCAAGAGATCCACAACCAATGGCCGGTTGAGCAAGGTTTACAGCACCTGTCAGCCCTTGCGGAAGCGCAAATCTTATCTGCCTATCAATGGCTCTATCAGCGCGGCTGTCACGACTGGGGCACGCCTATGAGCCCAGAGGGGGAGCCGCAGCCAATGCTCGTTTTGGGCATGGGTAAACTCGGGGGCGGTGAGCTCAACTTTTCCTCCGACATTGATTTAATTTTCACCTACCCGGAGTCTGGGGAGACGCAAGGGGCGAGAAAAAGCATCGCCAATGCGCAATTCTTTACCCGGCTAGGGCAGCGTCTGATCAAAGCGCTCGACCAACCCACGATGGACGGTTTTTGTTATCGGGTTGATATGCGCTTACGCCCCTTTGGGGATAGTGGCCCCTTAGTGATGAGCTTTTCCGCACTCGAAGATTACTACCAAGAGCAAGGGCGTGATTGGGAGCGCTATGCGATGGTGAAGGCGCGAGTCATGGGTAAAGAGCAGTATGATTGTTATCAAACGCTACGTCAGATGTTACGCCCGTTTGTCTTCCGTCGTTACATCGATTTTAGTGCCATTCAAGCGCTGCGGCGGATGAAACAGTTAATCCAACGAGAGGTACGTCGGCGTGGCTTAACCGACAATATTAAGCTTGGCGCGGGGGGAATTCGGGAGATTGAATTTATTGCTCAGTCGTTTCAGCTTATTCGCGGCGGCCGAGAGCCCAGTTTGCGCCAGCGTGGCTTGCTCGACACCTTAGATGCGATTGCGGAACTGGAATTATTGCCCACCGCTGAGGTAAGCCAATTAAAGGCCGCGTATTGCTATTTGCGTCGAGTTGAAAACCTCCTGCAAGCCATTGATGACAACCAAACGCAGACCCTGCCCGATAACGACCTTGATCGTGAGCGGCTTTGTCACGCCATGGGGGTCAATGACTGGGCGCGCTTACAGGCCGACATCACTCAGCATATGCAAGCGGTTAATCAGGTCTTTTCTGGCTTGATTGGCGAAGATGAGCAAGAAACAGACACGGATGTCGATACTGAGTATCACGATCTATGGGCGATGGCGCGAGATGTAGAAAACGCCCACTTGATCTTAGCAGGCTTAGATCTACCGGACACCAATATTGCTGAGCAGTTATTGGCGTTTAAACAAGAGCTCGCCAAACGCACTGTTGGGCCGCGTGGCCGAGAAGTACTTAATCGATTGATGCCGGTGATGTTAAGTAAGCTACTGACGTTACCGCAACCGCAGCAGGTGTTGCCACATATCACCCACCTGTTACTCAATATCTCGACTCGCACCACCTACTTAGAACTATTGGATGAGCACCCCGGCGCGATCGATCAGCTGTTACGACTTTGTACGGCCAGCCCGATGGTGGCAGAGAAGTTGGCGCGCTACCCTTTGCTACTGGATGAGCTGCTCGATTTAACCCATTTGTACCAACCTTTAGCGCCCGATGCCTATCGCAGCGAATTACGCGATTATCTTGCCCGTATTCCTGTTGAGGATATGGAGCAACAAATGGAAGCGGTCCGTCAGTTTAAGCAAGTACAGTTATTAAAAATTGCCGCGGCGGATATCGCCGGTGTGCTACCTGTGATGCGCGTCAGTGATCATTTGACTTACTTGGCCGAAGCGATTGTGGAGGCGGTGGTCAATCAGGCCTGGCACCAAATGGTGGAAAAATATGGCCAACCGACACACTTGGGCGAGCGCGAGGGGCGTGGCTTTGCGGTGATTGGTTACGGAAAATTAGGCGGATGGGAGCTAGGTTATAATTCCGACCTCGATGTGGTTTTTCTGCATGACTGCCCCGCGAATGTTGAGACTGACGGACGCAAAGTCATTGATGGCCGCCAATTCTATCTGCGTCTTGCCCAGCGTATCGTGCACCTTTTCTCTACGCGCACGCCCTCTGGGGTGCTCTATGACATTGACACACGCCTTCGCCCTTCCGGCACCTCCGGAATGCTGGTCAGTACACTGGACGCTTACGCGGATTACCAACAAAACGAAGCCTGGACATGGGAGCATCAGGCGCTGGTGCGTGCGCGCATGATATACGGTGACCCTCAGCTTGAGTCCGCGTTTACCGAGGTGCGTCATCATATTCTTGCTGCCCCACGAGAAAGGGAGACTTTGAGAGAGCAAGTCAGTGGCATGCGTGAAAAAATGCGTCAGCATAAAGCGACAGGACAAAAAGATACCTTCTCCATCAAACAAGACGCAGGTGGGATCACTGACATCGAGTTCTTGGCGCAATATTTAGTGCTCGGCAATAGTGCAACGCAACCTGCGCTGACCCGTTACAGCGACAACGCGCGCATTTTTGAGCAAGCCGGAGAGCTGGGAGTGATGCCACTGGCGCAGGCGGCAGGGTTAAAGTCGGCCTATACGCGGATGCGCAATGCACTCCACCGCAGCCACCTCGCGGGTGAGAGTGGTAAGGTGGAGGCTGATGCCTTTATCGATGAGCGCGACGTGGTGCAACAAGCCTGGCAACAGTGGTTTGATGGGCAAGTGAAATAG